The Rhododendron vialii isolate Sample 1 chromosome 6a, ASM3025357v1 genome includes a window with the following:
- the LOC131330460 gene encoding chloroplastic lipocalin gives MVHHLLVVGSSPLLLQSHSPHIPRGMSGHITIKCSFEQHISSRAMTRHVLSGLAASFIFLSQTSQAVAGDISSHHNFCQLARAADNVPTLPLDEGSDGGSEKKMMMMMMMRAMTANNFDPMRYSGRWFEVASLKGGFAGQGQEDCHCTQGIYTFDMNAPSIQVDTFCVHGGPDGYITGIRGKVQCLPEEDVEKNETELEKQEMIKGKCYLRFPTLPFIPKEPYDVIATDYDNFALVSGAKDRSFVQIYSRTPDPGPEFTEKYKDYLASFGYDPSKIKDTPQDCQVMSDSQLAAMMSLNGMLQALTNQFPDLGLKSAVEFNPFTSVFGTLKKLVELYFKQ, from the exons ATGGTGCATCATCTTCTGGTTGTAGGGTCGTCACCGCTTCTCCTCCAATCACATTCTCCCCATATCCCTAG gGGAATGTCAGGGCATATAACAATAAAATGCTCATTTGAGCAGCATATATCGAGCAGGGCTATGACCAGACATGTATTATCAGGGCTTGCTGCTTCATTTATATTTCTTTCTCAAACAAGTCAG GCTGTTGCAGGAGATATTTCTAGTCACCATAATTTTTGCCAGCTAGCTAGAGCCGCAGATAATGTGCCAACTCTTCCACTTGATGAGGGGTCTGATGGAGGAAGcgagaagaagatgatgatgatgatgatgatgagagcTATGACAGCAAATAATTTTGATCCCATGAGATATTCTGGTAGATGGTTTGAAGTAGCTTCACTCAAAGGTGGCTTTGCTGGACAAGGTCAAGAAGATTGCCACTGTACCCAG GGCATATATACATTTGACATGAACGCACCTTCTATCCAGGTCGACACCTTCTGTGTGCATGGGGGTCCTGACGGATACATTACAGGTATAAGGGGAAAGGTACAATGCCTTCCAGAGGAAGATGTGGAGAAGAACGAAACTGAACTGGAAAAGCAAGAGATGATCAAAGGAAAGTGTTACCTTCGTTTTCCTACTTTGCCATTCATCCCCAAGGAGCCTTATGATGTGATTGCGACTGATTATGACAATTTCGCACTTGTTTCTGGTGCAAAAGACAGAAGCTTTGTTCAG ATCTACTCAAGGACACCTGATCCTGGACCGGAATTCACAGAGAAGTACAAAGATTACTTAGCAAGCTTCGGTTATGACCCAAGCAAAATCAAGGACACTCCACAAGACTGTCAAGTGATGTCCGATAGCCAGTTAGCTGCAATGATGTCATTGAATGGTATGCTACAGGCTCTGACAAACCAATTCCCTGATCTGGGTTTAAAATCCGCTGTTGAGTTCAATCCGTTTACCAGTGTATTCGGCACACTGAAGAAGCTTGTTGAGCTATACTTCAAGCAATGA
- the LOC131330463 gene encoding uncharacterized protein LOC131330463: MMTMSSCLHCQSPFFPMLSHHKLNQQPNTAQLLWLTRNQPNRQMHNENSCMKTKAFSITTSLVLGVASPAKPDVSVFLGTSAVLLFMYWISNFVVPELILKDLQSDQTSGDQKPDAENNLVDFDNQSTSAGSKSSQTKKSRSFKSTKL, encoded by the exons ATGATGACAATGAGCAGCTGTCTACATTGTCAATCTCCATTCTTTCCCATGCTTTCACACCACAAATTAAACCAACAACCAAACACAGCCCAGCTGCTTTGGCTCACCAGAAATCAACCTAACAGGCAGATGCACAACGAAAACAGTTGTATGAAGACAAAGGCTTTCTCCATTACCACTTCACTTGTTCTTGGTGTTGCTTCACCGGCTAAGCCCGATGTATCGGTCTTTCTCGGGACAAG TGCCGTACTTCTATTCATGTACTGGATTTCCAATTTCGTGGTGCCAGAGCTCATTCTGAAGGATCTCCAGTCCGACCAGACAAGTGGAGACCAGAAACCTGATGCTGAGAATAATCTCGTAGATTTTGATAATCAAAGCACATCCGCGGGCAGTAAAAGCTCGCAAACGAAGAAAAGCCGTAGCTTCAAGAGCACCAAGCTATGA
- the LOC131330461 gene encoding putative F-box protein At5g38390, with product MLNNCNHNDYYQVDIDTPLLEALIYDDHVATYYWGMQLNSLLRAYIDVGPSDYMVENADDDEDVLEYDQNVAKLVAACCNVGFLYLSMPSVTAIHLSSYAMPTFQNLTELQLGDLNNHGWEFLPHLLESAPNLETLVLKRFVEHGGCFAKFESSILNCVPACLSIHLRTIYFEEFNGEQDELELVSYFLTTAEVLRDVEFSFCSSLPVEKQYSTWLKLSSLQRCSKSKNCKIHFANVISMLQSFIEWMKSLK from the exons ATGCTAAACAATTGCAACCATAATGACTACTATCAAGTTGACATTGATACACCTTTGCTTGAAGCATTAATCTACGATGATCATGTAGCCACATACTATTGGGGGATGCAACTAAATTCTCTGCTTAGAGCTTATATTGATGTTGGACCTAGTGATTACATGGTGGAGAATGCAGATGATGACGAAGATGTGCTGGAGTATGACCAAAATGTGGCAAAGCTTGTAGCAGCATGTTGTAATGTTGGTTTTCTCTATTTATCCATGCCTTCGGTAACT GCTATTCACCTTTCCTCTTATGCAATGCccacttttcaaaatttgaccgAGTTGCAGCTAGGTGATCTCAACAATCATGGATGGGAGTTTCTGCCGCACTTGCTTGAAAGTGCTCCTAATcttgaaacccttgtcctgaaG AGGTTTGTGGAGCACGGAGGGTGCTTTGCTAAATTTGAGAGCTCTATTCTGAACTGTGTGCCTGCATGTTTATCTATACACCTTCGAACTATTTACTTTGAGGAGTTCAATGGGGAGCAAGACGAACTGGAGCTAGTATCTTATTTCTTAACTACTGCTGAAGTTTTGAGGGATGTGGAGTTCagcttttgttcttctttgccTGTAGAGAAGCAGTACAGCACTTGGTTGAAGTTATCATCGTTGCAAAGGTGCTCAAAGTCAAAGAACTGTAAGATTCATTTCGCAAATGTAATATCAATGTTGCAAAGTTTTATCGAATGGATGAAATCACTAAAGTGA
- the LOC131330462 gene encoding F-box/LRR-repeat protein At4g14096-like, which produces MDSTPSKRHKPPTIPETPTAAAAAAVKEDRISNLPDSILCHILSKLPTKTAIATAVLSSKWKPLFASIVNLSLVIDDTAPNKPQPNPNFVNFMYHLLTVTLRDVTCIEKFVLHCNHDYGNSHIDAWISTVLGLKVSSLTLFFHVENTGVSIESLFQCETLEDLLWCQHFYAEVPDTIFLPNLTRLYLAFVKFPDSESFDIVISGCPVLERLSLDNCKFKETYFLFIRSPSALRLSF; this is translated from the coding sequence ATGGATTCAACACCATCAAAACGCCACAAACCTCCAACTATCCCAGAAACCCcgaccgccgccgccgccgccgccgttaAAGAGGACAGAATCAGCAATTTGCCCGACTCTATCCTCTGCCACATCCTCTCAAAACTCCCCACCAAAACCGCCATCGCCACCGCCGTCCTCTCATCCAAATGGAAACCCCTCTTCGCTTCCATCGTCAACCTCTCTCTCGTCATCGACGACACTGCTCCGAACAAGCCCCAACCCAATCCCAATTTCGTCAATTTCATGTACCACTTGTTAACCGTCACTCTTCGTGACGTGACCTGTATTGAAAAATTCGTCCTCCACTGCAATCACGACTACGGAAATTCCCATATCGACGCCTGGATTTCTACCGTTTTAGGGCTTAAAGTTTCTTCTTTAACTCTTTTCTTCCATGTGGAGAACACTGGTGTGTCAATTGAGAGTCTTTTCCAGTGTGAAACCCTAGAGGACTTGTTATGGTGTCAGCATTTTTATGCTGAGGTTCCGGATACGATTTTTTTGCCGAATCTTACGCGATTGTATCTTGCCTTTGTGAAATTTCCCGACTCAGAGTCGTTTGACATCGTTATTTCTGGCTGCCCTGTGCTTGAACGGTTGTCTTTAGACAATTGCAAATTCAAAGAAACGTACTTTCTTTTTATCCGTTCGCCTTCGGCCCTTCGCTTAAGTTTCTGA